One window from the genome of Cryptomeria japonica chromosome 6, Sugi_1.0, whole genome shotgun sequence encodes:
- the LOC131079763 gene encoding U-box domain-containing protein 35: MEMEIEEATVAPAIGVAVAVSKDTNSKHAVRWALDKYMSPGQSLMLIHVRARVLRIPTPMGNYVPISQVCEDAVAGYMQGVEAQTKEMLLPYEQLCRRRQVQTKIVVVEEDDVALAIVQQISNLSISKLVIGASSRNAITRRFKGVDVPASVAKSASNFCTVYVISKGKLTSVRSASSTLFTTGSSVSSTLFTTGSTEDAYSVSSFCSDISSSNSPGVTESTSEDSTWFSCLSLPSQRNQALSNINRTVKRSISNLAYADSSTSGSRYSSTSFRSQIFGTQEENEVIRSGSSSRSTSSEVNYEGTSTPNSEERGSPIGNIALRGFPFIQEVTPSIINAIPSTQNRGLFETTNRNQYIWDTPSSIDGLVGTSQAETNIYDRLNEINEIENINSESRMQEEGSSSEFKMTSTSNIQMKESFSQDQQNIMFELEKLKLELKHTLGMYNLARQEAIDARIKANELNLQRILEARILEVAKAREEQARAIATREKAKSEVAIRQAEESRQLAERETLNRKDAELRAIRELEERKKAEEALASAHYKYRKYSIQEIHDATDFLSESLKIGEGGYGAVYKCKLQHTTAAVKVLRPEATEGIQQFQQEVEVLSRIRHPHMVLLLGACPEHGCLVYEYMANGSLEDRLSCKGNTHPLPWFVRFRIAWEVASALLFLHSSKPKPIVHRDLKPANILLDCNLVSKIGDVGLARLVPVKATTTVTEYKDTVPAGTFCYMDPEYQRTGTLGPGSDVYALGITLLQLLTAKSPMAITHIVETAIEAKCFEGIIDKNAGDWPTEEALCLAQLGLKCAELRRRDRPDLEKDIMPELERLKALADATFHVREGIDILPPSHFLCPILQEVMEDPYVASDGFTYEHRAIQTWLESNNTSPMTNLPMAHKNLIPNHTLRSAILDWLHK, encoded by the exons ATGGAGATGGAAATAGAAGAAGCCACCGTTGCACCTGCAATAGGCGTAGCAGTGGCCGTTAGCAAAGATACTAACAGCAAACATGCAGTAAGGTGGGCATTGGACAAGTATATGTCCCCGGGTCAATCTTTGATGCTCATTCATGTCAGAGCACGTGTTCTTAGAATTCCTACACCAA TGGGAAACTATGTACCAATCTCCCAGGTATGCGAAGATGCAGTTGCTGGTTATATGCAAGGGGTGGAAGCACAAACAAAAGAAATGTTGTTGCCGTATGAACAGCTGTGCAGAAGGAGACAG GTGCAAACAAAGATTGTGGTTGTAGAAGAGGATGATGTAGCCTTGGCTATTGTTCAGCAGATCTCAAACTTAAGCATCAGCAAACTTGTGATAGGAGCGTCTTCTCGTAATGCAATCACAAG GAGATTCAAGGGTGTTGATGTGCCAGCCAGTGTAGCAAAGAGTGCCTCAAATTTCTGTACTGTATATGTCATATCAAAAGGCAAGCTCACTTCAGTTCGCTCAGCTTCTTCCACATTATTCACAACTGGCAGCTCAGTCTCGTCCACTTTATTCACAACTGGCAGCACCGAAGATGCTTACAGTGTTTCCAGCTTTTGCTCAGATATAAGCTCTAGCAATTCTCCAG GAGTAACCGAGTCAACATCAGAAGATTCAACTTGGTTTAGCTGTCTTTCTCTACCTTCACAGAGAAATCAGGCTCTTTCAAACATAAACCGAACTGTGAAACGCAGCATATCAAATCTGGCATATGCAGACTCAAGTACAAGTGGTTCCAGATACAGTTCAACTTCCTTTAGAAGCCAGATCTTTGGCACTCAGGAGGAAAATGAAGTTATTAGAAGTGGAAGTTCATCCCGGTCAACAAGCTCAGAAGTCAACTATGAAGGTACCAGTACACCCAACTCAGAAGAAAGAGGATCACCTATTGGTAACATAGCACTACGAGGATTTCCATTTATTCAAGAAGTTACACCATCCATTATCAATGCAATTCCATCTACACAAAATCGTGGCCTTTTTGAGACCACAAACAGAAACCAATATATCTGGGACACTCCATCAAGTATAGATGGTCTAGTTGGAACTTCACAAGCAGAAACTAATATCTATGATCGTCTCAACGAAATTAATGAAATTGAGAATATAAATAGTGAAAGCAGAATGCAAGAAGAGGGAAGCTCCTCAGAGTTCAAAATGACATCTACATCAAATATCCAAATGAAGGAATCCTTCTCACAGGACCAG CAAAATATAATGTTTGAACTAGAAAAATTGAAGCTTGAGCTCAAACATACTCTAGGCATGTATAATTTGGCCCGGCAAGAAGCAATTGATGCGAGAATCAAA GCCAATGAACTGAATCTCCAAAGAATACTGGAGGCAAGGATACTTGAGGTAGCTAAGGCAAGAGAAGAGCAAGCAAGAGCAATTGCTACAAGAGAGAAGGCAAAGAGTGAAGTAGCCATAAGGCAGGCAGAGGAATCAAGACAACTTGCAGAAAGAGAGACTCTGAATAGAAAAGATGCAGAATTGAGAGCCATAAGAGAACTAGAGGAGAGAAAGAAAGCTGAGGAAGCACTTGCATCTGCCCATTACAAATACAGAAAATACTCTATACAAGAAATCCACGATGCCACAGACTTTTTGTCTGAATCACTCAAAATAGGTGAGGGAGGTTATGGTGCTGTCTACAAGTGCAAATTGCAACATACAACAGCAGCTGTCAAAGTTCTACGACCTGAAGCAACTGAAGGGATACAGCAATTTCAACAGGAG GTTGAGGTTCTGAGCCGAATCCGCCATCCTCACATGGTATTATTGCTTGGAGCTTGTCCTGAGCATGGGTGTTTAGTGTATGAATACATGGCAAATGGCAGTTTGGAAGACCGTCTGTCATGCAAAGGTAACACTCATCCTCTTCCATGGTTTGTGCGCTTCAGAATTGCTTGGGAAGTTGCATCTGCATTGCTCTTTCTTCACAGTTCCAAGCCGAAACCAATTGTTCATCGCGATTTGAAGCCTGCTAATATCTTACTTGACTGCAATTTGGTGAGCAAGATTGGTGATGTGGGTCTGGCCAGGCTTGTGCCTGTGAAGGCAACCACCACAGTAACAGAGTACAAGGATACAGTCCCTGCAGGCACTTTTTGTTATATGGATCCTGAGTACCAAAGAACTGGCACTCTTGGGCCTGGATCTGATGTGTATGCTCTAGGCATTACGCTTCTGCAATTGTTAACGGCAAAATCACCTATGGCTATTACACATATAGTTGAAACAGCTATTGAGGCGAAGTGTTTTGAAGGAATTATAGATAAGAATGCTGGGGATTGGCCCACAGAGGAGGCATTATGTTTGGCACAGTTAGGATTGAAATGTGCAGAGTTACGGCGTAGGGATAGACCAGACCTGGAAAAAGATATTATGCCAGAACTAGAGAGGCTTAAAGCCCTTGCTGATGCAACATTTCATGTCAGGGAGGGAATTGATATCTTGCCACCAAGTCATTTCCTTTGTCCTATTCTTCAG GAAGTGATGGAAGATCCCTATGTAGCATCAGATGGCTTTACTTATGAGCACAGAGCCATCCAGACTTGGCTGGAGAGCAACAACACATCCCCCATGACAAATCTGCCAATGGCTCATAAGAACCTAATTCCAAACCATACACTTCGCTCTGCAATCCTTGATTGGTTACATAAATAG